A genomic region of Sciurus carolinensis chromosome 7, mSciCar1.2, whole genome shotgun sequence contains the following coding sequences:
- the H1-1 gene encoding histone H1.1: MSETAPAAQAAAAAPEKPLVGKKAKKTAKTAAAAKKKPAGPSVSELIVQVVSSSKERSGMSLAALKKALAAAGYDVEKNNSRIKLGLKSLVSKGTLVQTKGTGASGSFKLNKKAASGEAKPSATKLAAKTKSASSNKKPKKPAGAAVKRNVKTPRKAKKPAMAKKSSKSPKKPKVVKPKKVARSPAKAKAVKPKAAKAKVTKPKTAAKPKKAAPKKK, from the coding sequence ATGTCCGAGACGGCGCCGGCCGCTCAAGCCGCTGCGGCTGCTCCGGAGAAACCTTTGGTTGGCAAGAAGGCAAAAAAAACTGCCAAGACCGCGGCGGCCGCCAAGAAGAAGCCTGCCGGTCCCTCGGTGTCGGAGCTGATCGTGCAGGTGGTCTCGTCCTCCAAAGAGCGCAGCGGCATGTCCCTGGCCGCGCTCAAGAAGGCGCTGGCGGCCGCGGGCTACGACGTGGAGAAAAACAACAGCCGCATCAAGCTGGGCCTCAAGAGCCTGGTGAGCAAGGGGACCCTGGTGCAGACCAAGGGCACCGGAGCCTCGGGCTCTTTCAAGCTCAACAAGAAGGCTGCCTCCGGGGAGGCCAAGCCCAGCGCCACAAAATTGGCAGCAAAAACCAAGTCCGCGAGCTCTAATAAGAAACCCAAGAAGCCTGCAGGGGCCGCTGTTAAGAGAAATGTCAAGACTCCGAGGAAGGCCAAGAAGCCGGCAATGGCCAAGAAATCTTCCAAGAGCCCCAAGAAGCCTAAGGTGGTGAAGCCTAAAAAGGTGGCCAGGAGCCCTGCGAAGGCTAAGGCTGTGAAGCCTAAGGCGGCCAAGGCGAAAGTGACCAAGCCAAAGACTGCTGCTAAGCCCAAAAAGGCAGCGCCCAAGAAAAAGTAA
- the LOC124988559 gene encoding histone H3.1 — MARTKQTARKSTGGKAPRKQLATKAARKSAPATGGVKKPHRYRPGTVALREIRRYQKSTELLIRKLPFQRLVREIAQDFKTDLRFQSSAVMALQEACEAYLVGLFEDTNLCAIHAKRVTIMPKDIQLARRIRGERA; from the coding sequence atggcTCGTACCAAGCAGACTGCACGTAAATCCACCGGTGGCAAGGCGCCACGCAAGCAGCTGGCCACCAAGGCCGCCCGCAAAAGCGCGCCGGCTACGGGCGGCGTCAAGAAGCCGCACCGCTACCGGCCCGGCACCGTGGCGCTGCGCGAGATCCGCCGCTACCAGAAGTCCACCGAGCTGCTGATCCGCAAGCTGCCGTTCCAGCGCCTGGTGCGCGAGATTGCGCAGGACTTCAAGACCGACCTGCGCTTCCAGAGCTCGGCGGTCATGGCGCTGCAGGAGGCCTGCGAGGCCTACCTGGTGGGGCTGTTCGAGGACACCAACCTGTGTGCCATCCACGCCAAGCGCGTCACCATCATGCCCAAGGACATCCAGCTGGCGCGCCGCATCCGCGGGGAGAGGGCGTAA
- the LOC124988108 gene encoding histone H4 → MSGRGKGGKGLGKGGAKRHRKVLRDNIQGITKPAIRRLARRGGVKRISGLIYEETRGVLKVFLENVIRDAVTYTEHAKRKTVTAMDVVYALKRQGRTLYGFGG, encoded by the coding sequence ATGTCTGGCCGCGGTAAGGGCGGGAAGGGCCTGGGCAAGGGCGGCGCTAAGCGCCACCGAAAGGTGCTGCGCGACAACATCCAGGGCATCACCAAGCCCGCCATCCGCCGCCTGGCCCGCCGCGGCGGCGTCAAGCGCATCTCCGGCCTCATCTACGAGGAGACGCGCGGGGTGCTCAAGGTCTTCCTGGAGAACGTCATCCGCGACGCCGTCACCTACACGGAGCACGCCAAGCGCAAGACGGTCACGGCCATGGACGTGGTCTACGCGCTCAAGCGCCAGGGCCGCACGCTCTACGGCTTCGGAGGCTGA